From the genome of Pseudomonas sp. gcc21, one region includes:
- a CDS encoding DUF1302 domain-containing protein → MAISLAPRPLAALPLAIGLALSPMSFAATFTLGGIEGQFDSELSIGASWATEDPEQDFIHPDNGGRASARTTDDGRLNYEKGDAFSKIFKGSHDLELRAGNTGAFFRGKYWYDFETKDGHQNFYDISDSGRNPLQKGSGVELLDAFVYHNYSIGTNPGNVRLGRQVVSWGESLFIGNSINTINPIDVSAFRRPGAEIKEGLIPVEMLYISQGLTANLTAEAFYQLKWAPSVVDNCGTFFSTSDTLAKGCNDRLVVAGLDLPHGDPLLRTGGPAGLAMYNPRYDKDREASDSGQYGVAMRWFVPALNDTEFGVYAMNYHSRTPSFSVVRGYDTVAPGVPGIDGARGAGGYFLEYPEDIRLYGVSFQTSIAGATVAGEVSYRPNYNLQINTSDLSLTALPGAILGGFDYGAISPVFNSENVGLAPEDEINGYRRKELWQAQVSAIHFIDRVLGASRLALLGEVGVNYIGGLESGKDGSTRYGRDPLFGQSPISPLTGGLCLAHQLDNAERWCDDEGYVTRTSWGYRIRAGLDYSNVFAGVNLSPNIAWSHDVSGYGPNFIEDAKSVSLGLNADYANRYTASISYTNFFDGKYNTLKDRDFAALSVGVSF, encoded by the coding sequence ATGGCAATTTCATTGGCTCCACGGCCTCTCGCCGCGCTCCCGCTCGCGATCGGTCTCGCGCTTTCCCCTATGTCCTTCGCCGCGACGTTCACGCTTGGTGGAATTGAAGGGCAATTCGACTCAGAACTTTCTATCGGTGCAAGCTGGGCGACCGAGGATCCGGAACAGGACTTCATTCACCCTGACAACGGCGGCCGTGCGTCGGCACGAACCACCGATGACGGGCGGCTGAATTACGAAAAAGGCGATGCCTTCTCCAAGATCTTCAAAGGCTCGCACGACCTCGAACTACGTGCAGGCAACACGGGCGCTTTTTTCCGCGGCAAGTATTGGTACGACTTTGAAACCAAGGACGGGCACCAGAACTTCTACGATATCAGTGACTCTGGCAGAAACCCTTTGCAAAAGGGCTCCGGTGTCGAGTTGCTGGACGCGTTCGTTTATCACAACTATTCGATCGGCACCAATCCCGGCAACGTGCGTCTCGGACGGCAAGTAGTCAGCTGGGGCGAGAGTCTGTTTATCGGCAATTCCATCAATACCATCAACCCGATTGACGTGTCCGCGTTCCGCCGGCCGGGTGCTGAGATCAAGGAAGGTTTGATTCCGGTGGAGATGCTGTATATCTCACAGGGACTGACCGCCAACCTGACCGCAGAAGCTTTTTATCAGCTGAAGTGGGCACCGAGCGTGGTTGATAACTGCGGCACCTTCTTCTCCACCAGCGATACCCTGGCCAAAGGTTGTAACGATCGGTTGGTAGTAGCAGGGTTGGATTTGCCCCACGGCGATCCGCTTTTGCGCACGGGTGGCCCCGCCGGGCTGGCGATGTATAACCCGCGCTATGACAAGGACCGGGAAGCCAGCGACAGCGGGCAATACGGCGTCGCGATGCGCTGGTTCGTTCCGGCACTGAACGATACCGAGTTTGGTGTGTACGCCATGAACTACCACAGTCGCACGCCTTCTTTCTCGGTTGTGCGTGGCTATGACACTGTTGCGCCTGGCGTGCCGGGCATAGACGGTGCACGGGGCGCAGGCGGTTATTTCCTTGAATATCCTGAAGATATACGTCTGTACGGCGTGAGCTTCCAGACCAGCATTGCCGGGGCCACGGTGGCGGGCGAAGTAAGCTACCGGCCGAACTACAACCTGCAGATCAATACGTCTGACCTTAGCCTGACCGCACTGCCCGGCGCGATTCTCGGCGGCTTTGACTACGGTGCGATCAGCCCGGTATTCAACAGCGAGAACGTTGGCCTGGCGCCGGAAGACGAAATCAACGGATATCGTCGCAAGGAGTTGTGGCAGGCACAGGTATCGGCGATTCATTTCATCGATCGCGTGCTGGGTGCGAGCCGCCTGGCGCTGCTTGGCGAAGTGGGCGTGAACTATATCGGCGGACTTGAAAGCGGTAAGGATGGCAGCACTCGCTATGGCCGGGACCCGTTGTTCGGGCAAAGCCCGATCAGCCCGCTAACGGGTGGCCTCTGTCTGGCGCATCAGCTTGATAATGCCGAGCGTTGGTGTGATGACGAGGGCTATGTGACCCGCACATCCTGGGGTTATCGAATTCGAGCTGGCCTCGATTACAGCAACGTGTTCGCCGGCGTGAATCTGTCGCCGAATATTGCCTGGTCGCACGACGTTTCTGGCTATGGTCCCAACTTTATCGAGGACGCGAAGTCGGTAAGCCTCGGTTTGAACGCTGATTATGCCAACCGGTACACAGCCAGCATCAGCTACACCAATTTCTTCGACGGAAAATACAATACTCTCAAGGATCGGGATTTTGCCGCTTTAAGCGTTGGCGTTAGCTTCTAG
- a CDS encoding DUF1329 domain-containing protein: protein MRIATTLIGAGGLALSLLATSVMAQSVTQAEINKLGNELTPVGAEKAGNASGTIPEWTGGLPTDAGRKLERNFWENPYENEQPEFVITAQNYQEHRDKLTPGQIAMFERYPDTYQMPVYQTHRSVGYPQEVYDQVKENAGKARLVNNGDGIENFTHGSFAFPVPKVGAEVVWNYLTRYRKNVQREYAQAMPQTNGSYTLIKFQEDVAYPQYMPDVDLEDAANVLVYFKQRVNAPSRLAGNVLLVHDTLDQLKEPRMAWVYNAGQRRVRRAPQVAYDGPGTASDGMRTTDNFSMFSGAPDRYDWKLIGKKEVYVPYNAYKISDPRVKYDDILQAGHINPEHTRFELHRVWEVEGTVKQGQRHIYAKRNFFFDEDSWLLALADHYDSRGTLWRVGEGHVSHSYNEQLPGFGIETLYDLLAGRYIALGMYNEESSAPSFGYSPSYREFTPAALRSSGVR, encoded by the coding sequence ATGCGTATAGCAACAACTCTTATCGGTGCTGGCGGTCTGGCTCTCAGCCTGTTGGCTACCAGCGTTATGGCCCAAAGTGTTACTCAAGCCGAAATCAACAAGCTCGGCAACGAACTGACTCCGGTCGGTGCCGAGAAGGCCGGTAATGCCTCCGGCACTATTCCCGAGTGGACCGGTGGTCTGCCGACTGATGCCGGCAGGAAACTTGAGCGTAACTTCTGGGAGAACCCCTACGAAAACGAGCAGCCTGAGTTTGTTATTACCGCGCAGAACTATCAGGAACACCGCGACAAACTGACACCTGGTCAGATCGCTATGTTCGAGCGCTATCCTGATACGTATCAGATGCCGGTTTATCAGACCCATCGTAGCGTCGGTTATCCGCAGGAAGTCTACGACCAGGTCAAGGAAAACGCTGGTAAGGCACGGCTGGTCAACAACGGTGATGGTATTGAAAACTTCACCCACGGCAGTTTCGCCTTCCCGGTTCCAAAGGTCGGCGCCGAGGTGGTGTGGAACTATCTGACCCGTTACCGCAAGAACGTGCAGCGTGAATACGCACAGGCCATGCCGCAAACTAACGGTTCCTATACGCTGATCAAGTTCCAGGAAGACGTTGCCTACCCGCAATACATGCCTGACGTTGATCTTGAAGACGCCGCCAACGTGCTGGTTTACTTCAAGCAGCGCGTTAACGCTCCGTCGCGACTGGCAGGTAACGTATTGCTGGTTCACGACACACTCGATCAGTTGAAAGAGCCGCGCATGGCGTGGGTTTACAACGCTGGTCAGCGCCGTGTTCGCCGTGCCCCGCAGGTTGCGTACGACGGTCCGGGTACTGCCTCCGACGGCATGCGTACGACTGATAACTTCTCCATGTTCAGTGGCGCGCCTGACCGGTACGACTGGAAGCTGATTGGCAAGAAGGAAGTCTACGTTCCTTATAACGCCTACAAGATCTCCGATCCGCGTGTTAAGTACGACGATATCCTGCAGGCTGGCCACATCAACCCGGAGCACACTCGTTTCGAGCTGCACCGCGTGTGGGAAGTCGAGGGAACCGTCAAACAGGGCCAGCGCCATATTTATGCCAAGCGTAACTTCTTCTTCGACGAAGACTCCTGGCTGTTGGCGTTGGCTGACCACTACGACAGCCGCGGTACCCTGTGGCGTGTGGGTGAAGGTCACGTGAGCCACTCGTACAACGAGCAGCTGCCGGGCTTTGGTATCGAGACGTTGTACGACCTGCTCGCAGGCCGCTACATCGCGCTGGGGATGTATAACGAAGAGAGCTCCGCGCCCAGCTTCGGTTACTCTCCGTCGTACCGTGAGTTCACCCCTGCAGCGCTGCGCTCCTCGGGTGTTCGCTAA
- a CDS encoding DUF1302 domain-containing protein yields the protein MTKKIKAWPLAALPLAIGLASFAGSANAVSFNIGPVDAQFDSQMSIGASMSTAGRDDRLYYGDPANTDFGQGYATARTSDDGRLNYKKGDVFSKIFKGSHDLELRYGDSGAFIRGNYWYDFETKDGSQRFYDIDDSGRHPLQKGSGVQLLDAFVYHNYSIGNNPGNVRVGRQVVSWGEGVFIQNGINSINPVDASAFRRPGAELKEGLMPVEMLYLSQGLTDNLSMEAFYQLKWHGTIADNCGTFFSTADVVGRGCNDRLVVMPGGPDYVPGATPEGHYIARSKKDQDASDSGQFGVAFRWFAPALNDTEFGFYAMNYHSRTPLVSNEAGSFLGNAQLAAAVPAYAGPLMEAAAAGMIEGYDGGMGAAGYFFEHPEDIRLYGISFGTDIGGVSVAGELSYRPNMPVQINTSDTSRTALLAAGAASLTGLPDVSYDNTYRGLAGNVVAGDYLQGYERKEFWQASMSAVHFIDRVMGASRLALIGEVGANYISGIGSGNGETKYGRDSLFGQSPSPDGTCTSQDPANSYSNSWCENDGFYTDFSWGYRLRASLDYSNVIAGINLSPNVAFSHDVEGYSPNFVENAKSVSIGLNADYANKYNASLSYTNFFDGKYNTLVDRDFAAVSFGVSF from the coding sequence ATGACAAAAAAAATCAAAGCATGGCCCCTTGCGGCCTTGCCATTGGCCATCGGTCTGGCCAGTTTCGCAGGTTCTGCCAATGCAGTCAGTTTCAATATCGGTCCGGTCGATGCGCAGTTTGATTCGCAGATGTCGATTGGGGCGAGCATGTCGACAGCAGGACGCGATGACCGTCTTTACTATGGTGATCCGGCCAATACGGACTTTGGTCAGGGCTATGCTACGGCTCGTACTTCCGACGACGGTCGCCTGAACTATAAGAAAGGCGACGTTTTCTCCAAAATTTTCAAGGGCTCCCACGACCTCGAACTGCGCTATGGCGATTCTGGTGCCTTCATTCGTGGTAACTACTGGTATGACTTTGAAACCAAAGACGGTAGCCAGCGTTTCTATGACATCGATGACTCTGGCCGCCATCCCCTGCAGAAAGGTTCGGGTGTCCAGCTTTTGGATGCCTTCGTCTATCACAACTACTCCATCGGCAATAACCCCGGTAACGTCCGTGTGGGCCGCCAGGTAGTCAGCTGGGGTGAGGGTGTCTTCATCCAGAACGGCATCAACTCCATCAACCCGGTTGACGCTTCTGCGTTCCGTCGTCCAGGTGCCGAACTCAAAGAAGGTTTGATGCCGGTTGAGATGCTTTATTTGTCCCAAGGTCTCACCGATAACCTGAGCATGGAAGCGTTTTATCAGCTGAAGTGGCACGGCACCATTGCAGATAACTGCGGTACCTTTTTCTCGACGGCAGACGTAGTGGGACGCGGATGTAATGACCGACTGGTGGTAATGCCAGGTGGACCAGACTATGTACCTGGTGCTACTCCTGAGGGGCACTATATTGCAAGGTCCAAGAAAGATCAGGACGCTAGCGACAGCGGTCAGTTTGGTGTTGCATTCCGTTGGTTCGCGCCTGCGCTGAATGATACTGAGTTCGGCTTCTATGCCATGAACTATCATAGCCGTACTCCGCTTGTCTCTAACGAAGCTGGTAGCTTTCTAGGTAACGCTCAGCTTGCCGCAGCGGTTCCCGCCTACGCGGGACCTCTAATGGAAGCTGCGGCAGCCGGTATGATTGAGGGCTATGATGGTGGCATGGGTGCCGCTGGTTACTTCTTCGAGCATCCAGAGGACATTCGCCTGTACGGTATTAGCTTTGGTACTGATATCGGGGGGGTATCTGTTGCCGGTGAGTTGAGTTACCGCCCGAACATGCCAGTGCAAATCAATACCAGTGACACGAGTCGTACAGCCCTGTTGGCTGCTGGTGCAGCTAGCTTAACCGGCCTCCCTGATGTCTCTTACGATAATACCTATCGCGGGTTAGCAGGCAATGTTGTCGCCGGTGATTATCTGCAGGGTTATGAGCGTAAAGAGTTCTGGCAGGCGTCCATGAGTGCGGTGCACTTCATTGACCGGGTGATGGGGGCCAGTCGTCTTGCTCTGATAGGTGAGGTGGGCGCCAACTATATCAGCGGTATTGGCAGCGGTAACGGCGAAACAAAATATGGTCGTGATTCGCTGTTCGGTCAAAGCCCATCACCTGATGGCACCTGTACTTCGCAGGATCCAGCCAACTCTTACAGCAATAGCTGGTGCGAAAACGACGGCTTCTACACCGACTTTTCCTGGGGCTACCGCCTGCGCGCTTCCCTGGATTACAGCAACGTTATCGCCGGCATCAACCTCAGCCCGAACGTAGCTTTCTCGCATGACGTTGAGGGTTACAGCCCGAACTTCGTCGAGAACGCCAAGTCCGTCAGCATCGGCTTGAACGCAGATTATGCGAACAAGTACAACGCCAGCTTGAGCTACACCAACTTCTTTGATGGCAAATACAACACCTTGGTCGACCGCGACTTCGCAGCTGTCAGCTTCGGCGTAAGCTTCTAA
- a CDS encoding AraC family transcriptional regulator: MNYNARVRERPLWASVIAQALHHYGTSLQQTSPAYKLMEEHRDASRLMDQDACSLIWDEAARLTEDDLFGMRLYRMFCPTSFNAIALVAQASPTIGTALHNISRFLPVVTTQVAVELLPTEDYTEVMVHPVGEPHTQHLESLMGFLARLFRMLDLDNEELVRSIQLGRMPEELSECARLLGCSEITVGDDYRFRLAGHLFDSPLASADAFLLSRFTDAMQDLLASLPSDDLVEQVKRRIQQLLGSGDVSAERIAAPMNISSRHLRRKLSQAGTSYEQLVDEVRRDAAVRMITGGELSLTSIAYELGFLDPSSFTRAFRRWTDMSPTAFRRQVVEAE, encoded by the coding sequence ATGAACTATAACGCTCGGGTGCGCGAACGCCCGTTGTGGGCGTCAGTGATAGCTCAGGCCTTGCATCATTACGGCACATCGCTGCAGCAGACCAGCCCAGCCTACAAGCTGATGGAGGAACACCGTGACGCGTCCAGGCTCATGGATCAGGATGCATGCTCCCTTATATGGGATGAAGCAGCCCGGCTGACCGAGGACGATCTGTTCGGCATGCGTCTGTATCGCATGTTCTGCCCCACCTCTTTCAATGCTATCGCCCTGGTGGCCCAGGCAAGTCCCACCATCGGCACGGCACTTCACAATATCTCGCGGTTCCTACCCGTGGTGACCACGCAGGTTGCGGTCGAGTTACTTCCGACCGAAGACTACACCGAAGTTATGGTGCACCCGGTCGGCGAGCCGCATACCCAGCATCTGGAAAGCTTGATGGGTTTTCTGGCCCGGCTGTTCAGGATGCTGGATCTGGATAACGAGGAGCTGGTGCGATCAATCCAGCTTGGTCGCATGCCGGAAGAATTGTCCGAATGCGCCAGGTTGCTGGGCTGCTCTGAAATAACCGTGGGCGATGACTACCGATTCAGACTGGCCGGGCACTTGTTTGACAGCCCTCTGGCAAGTGCCGATGCCTTCCTGCTGTCGAGGTTCACCGACGCCATGCAGGACCTGTTGGCAAGCCTGCCAAGTGACGACCTGGTCGAACAGGTCAAGCGTCGCATACAGCAGTTGCTCGGCTCCGGCGATGTATCGGCTGAACGCATCGCTGCGCCGATGAATATCAGTTCACGGCACCTGCGGCGCAAATTGAGTCAGGCAGGGACATCCTACGAGCAACTGGTTGATGAGGTCAGGCGGGATGCAGCGGTACGCATGATCACCGGCGGTGAGCTATCCCTGACCAGCATTGCCTATGAGCTGGGCTTCCTCGACCCAAGCAGTTTTACTCGGGCCTTCCGCCGCTGGACCGATATGAGCCCAACCGCTTTCCGACGCCAGGTCGTTGAAGCCGAGTAA
- a CDS encoding class I SAM-dependent methyltransferase produces the protein MSKIAIAAAALLFSGLGFAQEKAMAPPPPELSFEQRDAVRQAVGNPTRRISNVMRDAYRNPEATLGFFSVMPDHTVVEIWPGEGWYTEILAPMLHEEGRLIAAHFDPESSVEFFRKSRAEFEKRLEQGRGQFDKVELAVLDYDPANPIAEPGIADRVLTFRNVHNWIAAGKEEAQIVFNKMYEVLKPGGYLGLVEHSARPGTSLEEMIETGYVSEALVIELATEAGFELASRSPVNQNPQDTKDYPEGVWTLPPTLRLGYDNRAHYMAIGESDRMTLLFIKRAE, from the coding sequence ATGTCGAAAATCGCTATAGCCGCTGCGGCCTTACTCTTCTCGGGTCTGGGTTTTGCCCAGGAAAAGGCCATGGCGCCCCCGCCACCGGAGTTGTCCTTCGAACAGCGTGACGCCGTTCGCCAGGCAGTCGGCAATCCGACTCGGCGGATATCAAATGTCATGCGCGACGCCTACCGTAACCCGGAAGCCACACTGGGTTTTTTCTCGGTGATGCCAGATCACACTGTCGTGGAAATCTGGCCAGGGGAGGGCTGGTATACCGAAATACTCGCTCCCATGTTGCATGAGGAAGGTAGGTTGATCGCTGCGCATTTCGATCCTGAAAGCTCGGTGGAGTTTTTCCGGAAAAGCCGTGCGGAATTCGAAAAAAGACTCGAGCAAGGTCGCGGACAGTTCGACAAGGTCGAGTTGGCGGTACTGGACTATGATCCGGCCAACCCCATTGCCGAGCCGGGTATAGCCGACCGGGTATTGACCTTTCGCAACGTGCACAACTGGATAGCCGCCGGCAAGGAAGAGGCCCAGATTGTGTTCAACAAAATGTATGAAGTGTTGAAGCCGGGCGGGTACCTCGGGTTGGTCGAGCACAGTGCCCGCCCCGGGACTTCCCTCGAAGAAATGATCGAGACCGGGTATGTCAGCGAAGCGCTGGTTATCGAGTTGGCGACCGAGGCGGGCTTTGAGTTGGCCTCGCGCAGCCCGGTCAATCAGAATCCGCAAGACACCAAGGACTACCCCGAAGGTGTATGGACCCTGCCGCCGACGCTGCGCCTGGGTTATGACAACCGAGCGCACTACATGGCGATCGGTGAGAGCGATCGCATGACGTTGTTGTTTATCAAAAGGGCCGAGTGA
- a CDS encoding acyl-CoA dehydrogenase family protein gives MFELSPRVKDLKQQLEAFMDEHIYPNEALFYKQVEENRWGAPAIQEELKAKAKSQGLWNLFLPESERGAGLTNEEYGHLCEIMGRSSIAPEVFNCNAPDTGNMETIERYGNEEQKEKWLKPLLAGEIRSCFSMTEPDVASSDATNIECEIRREGDEYVINGTKWWSSGAMSENCKIAIVMGKTDFNAPKHLQQSMILVPLDTPGVTIVRDLHVFGYDHAPHGHAEIRYENVRVPVSNILLGEGRGFEIAQGRLGPGRIHHCMRSIGIAERALEAMCRRANERVAFGKPLAQHGSTAENIARSRCEIDQARLLTLMAARSMDQFGNKVARQQIAMIKAVAPTMACNVIDRAIQVFGAKGVCQDTFLASAYAKARTLRLADGPDEVHLGTIAKLELKRYQ, from the coding sequence ATGTTCGAACTCAGCCCCCGCGTAAAGGATCTCAAGCAACAGCTCGAAGCCTTCATGGACGAGCACATCTATCCCAACGAAGCCCTTTTCTACAAGCAAGTAGAAGAAAACCGCTGGGGCGCGCCGGCCATCCAGGAAGAGCTCAAGGCTAAAGCCAAGAGCCAGGGTCTGTGGAACCTGTTCCTGCCTGAAAGCGAGCGCGGTGCGGGCCTGACCAACGAAGAGTACGGCCACCTGTGCGAGATCATGGGCCGCTCCTCCATCGCTCCTGAAGTGTTCAACTGCAACGCGCCGGACACCGGCAACATGGAGACCATCGAGCGCTACGGTAATGAAGAGCAGAAAGAAAAATGGCTCAAGCCGCTTCTGGCAGGCGAGATCCGCTCCTGCTTCTCCATGACCGAACCTGATGTTGCCTCCTCTGACGCCACCAACATCGAGTGCGAAATTCGCCGCGAAGGCGACGAGTATGTGATCAATGGCACCAAGTGGTGGTCCTCCGGAGCTATGTCGGAGAACTGCAAGATCGCCATCGTCATGGGCAAGACTGACTTCAATGCTCCCAAGCACCTGCAGCAGAGCATGATTCTGGTTCCGCTGGACACCCCCGGCGTAACCATCGTGCGTGACCTGCACGTATTCGGTTACGACCATGCGCCGCACGGTCATGCGGAAATCCGTTACGAGAACGTTCGCGTACCCGTCTCCAACATCCTGTTGGGTGAAGGGCGTGGCTTCGAAATCGCCCAGGGTCGCCTTGGGCCGGGTCGTATCCACCACTGCATGCGCAGCATCGGCATTGCGGAACGCGCTCTGGAAGCCATGTGCCGCCGCGCCAACGAACGTGTAGCTTTCGGCAAGCCGCTGGCTCAGCACGGTAGCACCGCTGAAAACATCGCCCGCTCGCGTTGCGAAATTGACCAGGCTCGCCTGCTTACCCTGATGGCCGCACGCAGCATGGACCAGTTCGGCAACAAGGTTGCCCGTCAGCAGATCGCGATGATCAAGGCTGTCGCACCGACCATGGCATGCAACGTGATCGACCGCGCGATTCAGGTTTTCGGCGCCAAGGGCGTATGTCAGGACACCTTCCTGGCCTCCGCTTACGCCAAGGCCCGCACGCTGCGCCTGGCTGATGGTCCGGATGAAGTTCACCTGGGCACCATCGCCAAGCTGGAACTGAAGCGTTACCAGTAA
- a CDS encoding SDR family NAD(P)-dependent oxidoreductase codes for MSKLFDLTGKVAVITGSTKGIGKAIAEEYAKAGAKVVISSRKADACEKVANELKEQGFDALPIACHVGDKAQLQNLVDKTLETWGKIDILVCNAATNPVYGPTHNVSDEAFDKIMGTNVKGTFWLCNMVIPQMVELGGGSIVLLSSIAGIRASANIGVYGMSKAAEAGLARNLSLEWGPKNIRVNSIAPGLIRTDFAQALLDDPDRLKRVEEKLPLRRVGEPVDIAGVALFLGSAAGAYVTGQTIVADGGDTIT; via the coding sequence ATGAGTAAATTATTTGATCTGACCGGCAAAGTGGCGGTCATCACTGGCTCGACCAAAGGCATCGGCAAGGCCATCGCAGAAGAATATGCAAAAGCCGGCGCCAAGGTGGTCATTTCCAGCCGCAAGGCAGACGCCTGCGAGAAGGTTGCCAACGAACTGAAAGAGCAAGGCTTCGATGCCTTGCCAATCGCTTGCCATGTTGGCGATAAGGCTCAGCTGCAGAACCTGGTCGACAAGACACTGGAGACCTGGGGCAAGATCGACATTCTGGTCTGCAACGCCGCTACCAACCCCGTGTATGGACCTACCCACAACGTCAGCGACGAAGCCTTCGACAAGATCATGGGCACCAACGTCAAGGGTACTTTCTGGCTGTGCAATATGGTTATCCCGCAGATGGTCGAACTGGGCGGCGGCTCCATCGTGCTGCTGTCGAGCATCGCCGGCATCCGTGCCAGCGCCAATATCGGCGTATACGGCATGTCCAAAGCGGCCGAAGCCGGCCTCGCACGTAACCTGTCGCTGGAGTGGGGCCCGAAGAACATTCGCGTCAACTCCATCGCACCTGGTCTGATTCGTACCGATTTCGCCCAGGCGTTGCTGGACGATCCGGACCGCCTCAAGCGCGTCGAAGAGAAGCTCCCGCTACGCCGCGTTGGCGAGCCGGTCGATATCGCCGGCGTTGCCCTCTTCCTCGGCTCGGCCGCTGGAGCATACGTTACCGGCCAGACTATCGTGGCCGATGGTGGCGATACCATTACCTGA
- a CDS encoding phosphotransferase, giving the protein MSEATLIDVLPAHRIDEAKLAAYLKDKLPDVDKGLQLQQFQGGQSNPTYLLTIGEKRYVLRKKPPGKLLPSAHMVEREFQVINALGQTDVPVPAARLLCEDPEVIGTAFYVMDHVDGRVYSQPLLQDVAIEQRMPIHRSMIQTMAQLHNVDWKAVGLETYGKAEGYVPRQIKRWSGQFEASRTGDMPSMDALMAWLPENAPKDDHTTIAHGDFRMGNLILHPTEPKVVAILDWELATLGHPLSDLAYCCLPYHQPASAEGMRGMQGLDLKARNIPEEQQVLDWYCEFTGRTEVPDWNFFLAFSLFRLAAIVQGVYHRALQGNASNADALEVGKRAGLLADIGWEIAQRK; this is encoded by the coding sequence ATGAGCGAAGCAACCCTGATTGACGTACTACCCGCGCATCGCATCGATGAAGCGAAGCTGGCGGCTTATCTGAAAGACAAACTGCCCGATGTGGACAAAGGCCTGCAGCTTCAGCAATTCCAGGGCGGCCAATCCAACCCGACCTACCTCCTGACCATTGGCGAGAAGCGCTACGTTCTGCGCAAGAAGCCACCGGGCAAACTATTGCCCTCCGCGCACATGGTCGAGCGTGAATTCCAGGTGATCAATGCCCTGGGCCAGACTGACGTCCCGGTCCCCGCTGCCCGCCTGCTATGTGAAGACCCCGAGGTTATCGGCACCGCGTTCTACGTCATGGACCATGTGGACGGCCGGGTGTACTCGCAGCCGCTGCTGCAGGATGTCGCCATCGAGCAGCGCATGCCGATTCACAGGTCGATGATCCAGACCATGGCTCAGCTGCACAACGTAGACTGGAAAGCCGTTGGACTGGAAACCTACGGCAAGGCCGAAGGCTATGTACCGCGCCAGATCAAGCGCTGGAGCGGCCAGTTTGAAGCCAGCCGCACCGGCGATATGCCGTCCATGGACGCGCTGATGGCCTGGCTGCCGGAAAACGCACCAAAGGATGACCACACCACCATCGCCCATGGCGACTTCCGCATGGGCAACCTGATCCTGCATCCGACCGAGCCGAAGGTCGTGGCCATCCTGGATTGGGAGCTGGCGACGCTGGGTCACCCGCTGTCCGATCTCGCCTACTGCTGCCTGCCCTATCACCAGCCCGCCAGCGCCGAAGGCATGCGTGGCATGCAGGGGCTGGATCTCAAGGCGCGCAATATTCCCGAAGAGCAGCAGGTGCTGGACTGGTACTGCGAGTTCACCGGCCGCACTGAAGTGCCGGACTGGAACTTCTTCCTGGCCTTCTCACTGTTCCGTCTCGCTGCCATTGTCCAGGGCGTGTACCACCGCGCGCTGCAGGGTAACGCGAGCAACGCCGATGCGCTGGAAGTCGGCAAGCGCGCCGGCCTGCTGGCCGACATTGGCTGGGAAATCGCCCAGCGCAAGTAA
- the surE gene encoding 5'/3'-nucleotidase SurE: MSKPIKRVLLTNDDGWRGPGMSIMEEIAREIAEEVWIIAPDLDQSGVSMSITLHSPLRVHHMGENRLSISGTPSDCVLLAVGELMPEMPDLVLSGVNAGANISDSVAYSGTIGGALTATLMGIPSIALSQAYHKGSEIQWDTARKFGPGIVRALLEKGWPTDSAMNVNFPACTPEQVTGVATCRARAGSIGGINIECRRDTRDVPYFWLGFQRQTERITGMDSDVGALRAGRIAISPLRFERDIASWQIDNDAVARNLGIDPQAGRELGIDPSIDH; encoded by the coding sequence ATGAGCAAACCAATCAAGCGCGTCCTGCTGACCAACGATGACGGTTGGCGCGGACCCGGCATGTCCATCATGGAAGAAATCGCCAGAGAAATTGCCGAAGAAGTGTGGATCATCGCTCCGGATCTGGACCAGAGCGGCGTGTCCATGTCGATCACGCTGCATTCGCCGCTGCGCGTGCACCACATGGGCGAGAATCGCCTGAGCATCAGCGGTACGCCCAGTGACTGCGTACTGCTGGCCGTGGGCGAGCTGATGCCGGAAATGCCCGACCTGGTGCTCTCCGGCGTCAATGCCGGCGCCAATATCAGCGATTCGGTGGCCTATTCGGGCACCATTGGTGGCGCACTGACCGCGACGCTGATGGGAATACCCTCCATTGCCCTGTCGCAGGCTTATCACAAAGGCAGCGAAATCCAATGGGATACGGCGCGCAAGTTCGGTCCCGGCATCGTGCGTGCGCTTCTGGAGAAGGGCTGGCCGACCGATTCCGCCATGAATGTGAACTTCCCTGCCTGCACCCCTGAACAGGTCACCGGTGTCGCCACCTGCCGCGCCCGCGCGGGCAGCATCGGCGGTATCAATATCGAATGCCGGCGCGACACCCGCGATGTGCCCTACTTCTGGCTCGGCTTCCAGCGCCAGACCGAGCGCATTACCGGTATGGATAGCGACGTCGGTGCGTTGCGCGCCGGGCGTATCGCTATTTCGCCGCTGCGTTTCGAGCGGGATATCGCCAGCTGGCAGATAGATAACGACGCCGTTGCCCGAAATCTCGGGATCGATCCGCAGGCGGGACGCGAGCTCGGCATTGACCCAAGCATCGACCACTGA